A single window of Usitatibacter rugosus DNA harbors:
- a CDS encoding 6-pyruvoyl trahydropterin synthase family protein yields the protein MTVEISYRFGFDAAHHFDHFPEGHPNRGMHGHSFHVEVAIEGEPDPATGFVADLGDLEGACGDLRKALDHKVLNDVPGLAKPSLENISIWIWKRLKPRYAALSRVTILRDSAGQSCTYRG from the coding sequence ATGACGGTCGAGATTTCCTATCGCTTCGGCTTCGACGCCGCCCACCACTTCGATCATTTTCCCGAAGGCCATCCGAACCGCGGAATGCATGGCCATTCATTCCATGTGGAGGTGGCAATCGAGGGCGAGCCCGATCCGGCCACCGGGTTCGTGGCCGACCTGGGTGATCTCGAGGGCGCGTGCGGCGATCTTCGCAAGGCGCTCGATCACAAAGTGCTGAACGATGTTCCCGGGCTGGCGAAGCCCAGCCTCGAGAACATCAGCATCTGGATCTGGAAGCGCTTGAAGCCCCGCTACGCCGCGCTCTCACGCGTGACGATCCTGCGCGACTCGGCGGGACAGTCCTGCACCTACCGCGGGTAG
- a CDS encoding 5-formyltetrahydrofolate cyclo-ligase yields MTTPEAKDSPVAEWRKARRAELLAQREAVPEETRRALNETITAHLVAGFPELRGMIVGLYWPFRGEFDPRFAIRHTRELGGRAALPQVVEKRKPLRFLEWWPGVDLDTSGVYGLPVPIGTDVVTPNALLIPPIGFDAQGYRLGYGGGYFDRTLASLDPQPLKIGVGFESSRIETIRPQPHDIPMDFIVTEAGIHRVGPDGLQRVRA; encoded by the coding sequence ATGACGACACCCGAAGCGAAGGACTCCCCGGTTGCCGAGTGGCGCAAGGCACGGCGCGCCGAGCTGCTCGCGCAACGCGAGGCCGTGCCCGAAGAGACGCGGCGCGCGTTGAACGAGACGATCACCGCGCACCTCGTCGCCGGGTTCCCCGAGCTGCGCGGCATGATCGTCGGGCTCTACTGGCCGTTTCGCGGCGAGTTCGATCCGCGCTTCGCCATCCGCCACACCCGCGAGCTCGGAGGGCGCGCCGCGTTGCCGCAGGTGGTGGAGAAGAGGAAGCCCCTGCGATTCCTCGAGTGGTGGCCCGGCGTCGACCTCGACACCTCCGGCGTGTACGGGCTGCCCGTGCCGATCGGGACCGATGTCGTCACGCCGAACGCGCTGCTGATCCCGCCGATCGGCTTCGACGCGCAGGGCTACCGGCTGGGCTACGGCGGCGGGTACTTCGACCGCACGCTCGCAAGCCTCGACCCGCAGCCGCTGAAGATCGGCGTCGGCTTCGAGAGCTCGCGGATCGAGACCATCCGACCACAGCCCCACGACATCCCGATGGATTTCATCGTCACCGAAGCCGGCATCCATCGCGTGGGCCCGGACGGGCTCCAGCGCGTGCGCGCCTAG
- a CDS encoding Ldh family oxidoreductase yields the protein MAVSEAELSRLATKALVSLGLEEGAAALAARVLVLGDLFGIPTHGVSRVESYGERIRIGGIKARPTIHVERVAPAIARVDGDNGVGPLVGMKALEAAMEIARELGVGVALARNSNHFGPVAPYSYLAAEQGFASVIGSNASTTIAPTGGKEAKLGNSPVAFAVPNPGGRPFILDMALSVVARAKIRAAAKAGQAIPDTWATDAGGKPTTDAKAALDGFLLPIGGHKGYGLALFVDLIAGLLSGAAYLDHVNSWSEQPEAPGNLGHFFILIDAKRLGSPEWLAERMNDFAAILHDTPAADPARPVLVPGERELDELERQLRDGIDLDPAVLAKLSN from the coding sequence GTGGCCGTTTCCGAAGCCGAGCTCTCGCGGCTCGCCACGAAGGCGCTGGTCTCGCTGGGGCTCGAGGAAGGCGCGGCCGCGCTGGCCGCACGCGTCCTGGTGCTGGGCGATCTCTTCGGCATTCCCACGCATGGCGTGAGCCGCGTCGAGTCGTACGGCGAGCGCATCCGCATCGGCGGCATCAAGGCGCGGCCCACCATCCACGTCGAGCGCGTTGCTCCCGCGATCGCGCGCGTCGATGGCGACAACGGGGTCGGCCCTCTGGTGGGCATGAAGGCGCTCGAGGCGGCCATGGAGATCGCGCGCGAGCTGGGCGTGGGCGTGGCCCTCGCGCGGAACAGCAACCACTTCGGCCCCGTCGCGCCGTATTCGTACCTCGCCGCCGAGCAGGGCTTCGCGAGCGTGATCGGCAGCAATGCCTCGACCACGATCGCGCCCACGGGCGGCAAGGAAGCGAAGCTCGGCAACAGCCCGGTCGCATTCGCGGTGCCCAACCCCGGCGGCCGGCCGTTCATCCTCGACATGGCGCTCTCGGTCGTGGCGCGCGCGAAGATCCGTGCCGCGGCGAAGGCGGGGCAGGCCATTCCCGACACGTGGGCTACGGATGCGGGCGGCAAACCGACCACGGATGCGAAGGCCGCGCTCGACGGCTTTCTCCTTCCGATCGGTGGCCACAAGGGTTACGGCCTCGCCCTGTTCGTCGACCTGATCGCAGGGCTGCTCTCCGGCGCGGCCTATCTCGACCACGTGAACTCCTGGTCCGAGCAGCCCGAGGCGCCCGGCAACCTCGGGCACTTCTTCATCCTCATCGACGCCAAGCGCCTGGGCTCGCCCGAGTGGCTCGCCGAGCGCATGAACGACTTCGCCGCGATCCTCCACGACACGCCGGCCGCCGATCCTGCCCGGCCCGTGCTCGTTCCTGGCGAACGGGAGCTCGACGAGCTGGAGCGCCAGCTCCGCGACGGCATCGACCTCGACCCCGCCGTCCTCGCCAAGCTCTCGAATTAG
- a CDS encoding FMN-binding negative transcriptional regulator — MYIPKHFDEPRVEVLHELIRSRPLSTLVALTAHGLEANHIPLLLDPRPTPFGTLRGHVARGNPIWKEFNAGVDVIAVFSGPDAYITPSWYPGKKVDGKVVPTWNYAVAHAKGTLHVHDDPVWLRAHLEQLVATNEASFPAPWKVSDAPDDFIMKMVAAVVGIEIPIRSLHGKWKMSQNRTQADRESVANGLRAQGGEEKGDVASLVLPG, encoded by the coding sequence ATGTACATCCCCAAGCACTTCGACGAACCGCGGGTGGAGGTGCTGCACGAGCTCATCCGCTCGCGGCCGCTCTCGACGCTGGTGGCCCTCACGGCGCACGGCCTCGAGGCCAACCACATCCCGCTGCTGCTCGATCCGCGGCCTACGCCCTTCGGCACGCTGCGCGGCCATGTCGCGCGCGGCAACCCGATCTGGAAGGAATTCAACGCGGGCGTCGACGTGATCGCCGTCTTCAGCGGGCCCGACGCGTACATCACGCCGTCCTGGTATCCCGGCAAGAAGGTGGACGGCAAGGTCGTGCCGACGTGGAACTACGCCGTGGCCCACGCGAAGGGCACGCTGCATGTCCATGACGATCCGGTGTGGCTTCGCGCGCATCTCGAGCAGCTCGTCGCCACGAACGAGGCGTCGTTCCCGGCGCCGTGGAAGGTGAGCGACGCCCCCGACGACTTCATCATGAAGATGGTCGCCGCGGTCGTGGGCATCGAGATCCCCATCCGCTCGCTGCACGGCAAGTGGAAGATGAGCCAGAACCGTACGCAGGCCGATCGTGAGTCGGTCGCCAACGGGTTGCGGGCACAAGGCGGCGAGGAGAAAGGCGACGTCGCCAGCCTCGTGCTGCCCGGCTAG
- a CDS encoding GNAT family N-acetyltransferase → MGFNVFPAGAFPLPLSIRRAAPADLPALWKMQQASLRELGHRGHYAPKQVEAFIDYFGTLEREVVEDGTYYLVEVGGWLAASGGWSLRAPGYMQALRTTGAARRAAEALPRIRSVFVHPDYRKTEGIARRIVEVCETEIRWRGYPEVAHDASRAGKPLYEALGYKPVAPLEMKLPDGTKLDFTHMRKRVTPGRTARRVA, encoded by the coding sequence ATGGGTTTCAACGTCTTTCCCGCCGGTGCATTCCCGCTGCCGCTTTCCATCCGCCGCGCGGCTCCGGCCGACCTCCCCGCGCTCTGGAAAATGCAGCAGGCGTCGCTGCGCGAGCTGGGCCACCGCGGCCACTACGCGCCCAAGCAGGTGGAAGCCTTCATCGACTACTTCGGCACGCTGGAGCGCGAGGTCGTGGAGGACGGCACGTACTACCTCGTCGAGGTGGGCGGATGGCTCGCCGCCTCGGGCGGGTGGAGCCTGCGCGCCCCCGGGTACATGCAGGCGCTCCGGACTACTGGAGCCGCGCGCCGTGCCGCCGAGGCGCTGCCGCGCATCCGCAGCGTCTTCGTGCATCCCGACTACCGCAAGACCGAGGGCATCGCCCGGCGCATCGTCGAAGTCTGCGAGACCGAGATCCGCTGGCGCGGCTACCCGGAAGTCGCCCACGACGCATCGCGCGCCGGCAAGCCGCTCTACGAAGCGCTCGGCTACAAGCCCGTGGCCCCGCTCGAGATGAAGCTGCCCGACGGCACGAAGCTCGACTTCACCCACATGCGCAAGCGCGTCACGCCCGGACGCACCGCCCGGCGCGTGGCCTGA
- a CDS encoding RNA polymerase sigma factor: MTASPAARPAPTTDGEFVERICAGDQAAFALLMRKYNRVLFRTARAILRDDAEAEDALQEGYLAAYRAMPSFRGDARLSTWLVRIVANQALARRRKIVRTAEVISLEGPASGEAEGYADSGSSDPGTPERATLRGETRRLIETSIDALPEAFRAVFILRAVEEMSVEEVAASLEIPEATVRSRHFRARGMLREALSRQIDTALEEAFSFAGERCDRVVAGVLARLAALPPLTGEKP; the protein is encoded by the coding sequence GTGACCGCCAGCCCCGCAGCCCGTCCCGCTCCCACGACCGATGGGGAATTCGTCGAGCGCATCTGCGCCGGCGACCAGGCGGCGTTCGCATTGCTGATGCGCAAGTACAACCGCGTCCTGTTCCGCACGGCGCGCGCCATCCTTCGCGATGACGCGGAAGCCGAGGACGCGCTCCAGGAGGGATACCTCGCCGCCTATCGCGCCATGCCGTCGTTCCGCGGCGACGCGCGTCTATCCACGTGGCTCGTGCGTATCGTCGCCAACCAGGCCCTGGCACGGCGGCGAAAGATCGTTCGCACGGCCGAGGTCATCTCCCTGGAGGGCCCCGCTTCCGGCGAGGCCGAGGGATACGCCGATTCCGGTTCGAGCGACCCCGGCACGCCGGAGCGGGCAACCCTCCGCGGCGAGACGCGCCGGCTGATCGAGACGAGCATCGACGCGCTGCCCGAAGCTTTCCGCGCCGTGTTCATCCTGCGCGCCGTCGAGGAGATGAGCGTCGAGGAAGTCGCGGCCAGCCTCGAGATCCCCGAAGCGACCGTGCGCTCCCGCCACTTCCGCGCGCGGGGAATGCTGCGCGAGGCGCTCTCGCGCCAGATCGACACCGCGCTCGAAGAAGCCTTTTCCTTCGCCGGCGAGCGATGCGACCGCGTGGTCGCGGGCGTCCTCGCGCGGCTCGCAGCCCTACCGCCCCTCACCGGAGAAAAACCATGA
- a CDS encoding GNAT family N-acetyltransferase produces MTRLQFLSGGAANGIVSRVATGAGLEVAGSFGPVGAMRDKFLAGEACDLVILTHAQIAELTALARVDLLAVSDLGTVQTSVAVRTDAPPVDVSTPEGLRSALLAADAIHFPDPQKATAGIHFAKVLDALGIAGDVASRLHTHPGGLPAMAAVAASSGRPIGVTQATEIVVTPGVRLVASLPSPHGLATVYTAAVSAAAPNASAARAFLARLADSSTLRSEMGFEGAIVRRATRADERAVRELVFSILEHEYAIPPDPAKTDLDLFDLEAHYFARGGMFDVVVDPSGRITGCCGSYATSDEAIELRKMYVHRDLRGQGIGRRLLDRAIAFARGRGSKRVELETASVLKEAIAMYEKAGFVRQAQAPHVERCDRAYAMALS; encoded by the coding sequence ATGACGCGGCTCCAGTTCCTCTCCGGAGGCGCGGCCAACGGCATCGTCTCTCGCGTTGCGACGGGCGCGGGCCTCGAAGTGGCCGGCTCCTTCGGTCCCGTGGGTGCGATGCGCGACAAGTTCCTGGCGGGTGAGGCGTGCGATCTCGTGATCCTCACGCATGCGCAGATCGCGGAGCTCACGGCGCTCGCACGCGTCGATTTGCTTGCGGTCTCCGACCTGGGCACCGTGCAGACGTCGGTGGCCGTGCGAACCGATGCGCCACCCGTGGATGTGTCGACGCCCGAGGGCTTGCGCTCCGCGCTGCTCGCCGCCGATGCGATCCACTTTCCCGATCCGCAGAAGGCAACCGCGGGCATCCACTTCGCGAAGGTGCTCGATGCGCTGGGCATCGCGGGCGACGTGGCTTCGCGTCTGCATACGCATCCGGGCGGGCTGCCGGCGATGGCCGCCGTCGCCGCATCGTCGGGACGGCCGATCGGCGTCACGCAGGCGACCGAGATCGTGGTCACGCCGGGCGTTCGCTTGGTCGCATCGCTGCCCTCCCCCCATGGACTTGCGACTGTCTACACGGCGGCGGTGAGTGCCGCGGCTCCGAATGCGTCGGCGGCTCGCGCTTTCCTCGCACGTTTGGCGGACAGTTCAACACTGCGCTCGGAGATGGGCTTCGAAGGCGCGATCGTGCGGCGCGCGACCCGTGCCGATGAGAGGGCGGTTCGCGAGCTTGTCTTCTCGATCCTCGAGCACGAGTACGCCATCCCGCCCGACCCCGCGAAGACGGACCTCGATCTCTTCGACCTCGAGGCGCACTACTTCGCGCGCGGCGGGATGTTCGACGTCGTGGTCGATCCCTCGGGACGCATTACGGGATGCTGCGGAAGCTACGCCACGAGCGACGAGGCGATCGAGCTGCGCAAGATGTACGTGCACCGCGATCTCCGCGGCCAAGGCATCGGGCGGCGGCTTCTAGACCGGGCGATCGCTTTCGCGCGCGGCCGCGGCTCGAAGCGCGTCGAGCTCGAGACGGCGTCGGTGCTGAAGGAAGCGATCGCGATGTACGAGAAGGCGGGCTTCGTTCGCCAGGCGCAGGCGCCGCACGTCGAGCGCTGCGACCGCGCGTACGCGATGGCGCTGTCCTAG
- a CDS encoding universal stress protein yields the protein MHASPTPQYKRILVPTDGSDGAHIAAEAAAQLAVISGGRLIALRVLPPETADAEYLGISGMAGLAPLEAAIIDMPPSGEGDAALAAIEGVARRHGVPIDSELVIDSKPARAIAETAENRQCDLIVMASGGYDTALALLTGSTTAKVVSECAVPVLVVH from the coding sequence ATGCATGCGAGCCCGACTCCGCAGTACAAGCGAATCCTCGTTCCCACCGACGGCTCCGACGGCGCGCACATCGCCGCGGAAGCGGCCGCGCAGCTCGCAGTGATCAGCGGGGGGCGCTTGATCGCGCTTCGCGTGCTGCCGCCTGAGACCGCGGATGCCGAGTACCTCGGGATCTCCGGCATGGCGGGCCTGGCACCCCTGGAAGCCGCGATCATCGACATGCCCCCCTCGGGCGAGGGCGATGCGGCGCTGGCGGCGATCGAGGGCGTGGCGCGACGTCACGGCGTGCCCATCGACTCGGAGCTCGTCATCGACTCGAAGCCCGCACGCGCCATCGCCGAGACCGCCGAGAACCGCCAGTGCGACCTCATCGTGATGGCGTCGGGCGGCTACGACACCGCGTTGGCACTCCTCACCGGAAGCACGACCGCGAAGGTCGTCTCGGAGTGCGCCGTGCCGGTGCTTGTCGTGCACTGA
- a CDS encoding PLP-dependent aminotransferase family protein, protein MTPLSSNGGLLYESLAARLAEAIDTGRVKAGERLPSVRTLSRQYGVSISTAVQAYRHLEDKRVIEARPKSGYFAAPPRPALPEPRESKPPQSARYVQTSPLFVEYFSLLDRQDIIPLGALRPDPSLLPTQKLATLLGTTARRYPELSASYSASAGTERLRRTIARRALDYGCSFDAGDVVITDGCVDALNLCLRAVARPGDTIALESPTYFTMLQMIESLGMKAFEIPTNPRTGLSLEALEFATRKKGTVRALMITPSFTNPTGALMPDANRKALAELCEKRGIPIIEDDVYSDTWFGEARPLPIKAWDRTGNVLLCSSFSKTVAPGFRVGWAVAGRYREAVSVLKRIGSIFTPPIPQLALCEFMETGGFDHHLRRLRQGLAGRQQQLAHLVAETFPEGTRVSRPTGGYVTWVELPNRVDAVELFRRARDENILLAPGPLFTTTGRFRNAMRLNYGTLWSRATEQAIARVGRMAAAF, encoded by the coding sequence ATGACACCCCTCTCGAGCAACGGCGGCCTGCTCTACGAGTCGCTCGCGGCCCGCCTCGCCGAGGCCATCGACACCGGACGCGTGAAAGCCGGCGAGCGCCTGCCCTCGGTGCGCACGCTCTCGCGCCAGTACGGCGTTTCCATCTCCACCGCCGTGCAGGCCTACCGCCACCTCGAGGACAAGCGCGTGATCGAGGCGCGCCCGAAGTCGGGCTACTTCGCGGCACCGCCGCGCCCCGCGCTGCCCGAGCCGCGCGAATCGAAGCCGCCGCAATCGGCGCGCTACGTGCAGACCTCGCCGCTCTTCGTCGAGTACTTCAGCCTGCTCGACCGCCAGGACATCATCCCGCTGGGCGCGCTGCGTCCCGATCCGTCGCTGCTGCCAACGCAAAAGCTGGCTACGCTGCTCGGCACCACCGCGCGCCGCTACCCCGAGCTCTCCGCGTCGTACTCGGCCTCCGCCGGCACCGAGCGGCTGCGCCGGACCATCGCGCGGCGGGCGCTCGACTACGGCTGCTCCTTCGATGCCGGGGATGTCGTGATCACCGACGGCTGCGTGGATGCGCTGAACCTCTGCCTGCGAGCGGTGGCGCGCCCGGGCGACACGATCGCGCTCGAATCGCCCACCTACTTCACGATGCTGCAGATGATCGAGAGCCTCGGCATGAAGGCCTTCGAGATCCCGACCAACCCGAGAACCGGCCTCTCGCTCGAGGCCCTCGAGTTCGCCACGCGCAAGAAGGGCACCGTGCGCGCGCTGATGATCACGCCCTCCTTCACCAATCCCACGGGCGCCCTCATGCCGGATGCGAACCGCAAGGCGCTCGCGGAGCTGTGCGAGAAGCGCGGCATCCCGATCATCGAGGACGACGTGTACAGCGACACGTGGTTCGGCGAGGCGCGGCCGCTGCCGATCAAGGCGTGGGATCGCACCGGCAACGTGCTGCTGTGCTCTTCGTTCAGCAAGACCGTGGCGCCGGGCTTTCGCGTCGGCTGGGCCGTGGCCGGGCGCTACCGCGAAGCCGTGTCGGTGCTGAAGCGCATCGGCTCCATCTTCACGCCGCCCATTCCGCAGCTCGCGCTCTGCGAGTTCATGGAGACCGGCGGCTTCGACCATCACCTGCGCCGACTGCGACAGGGGCTTGCGGGGCGGCAGCAACAGCTTGCCCACCTGGTTGCCGAAACCTTTCCCGAAGGCACGCGCGTGTCGCGCCCCACCGGCGGCTACGTCACGTGGGTGGAGCTGCCCAACCGCGTGGACGCCGTGGAGCTCTTCCGGCGTGCCCGCGACGAAAACATCCTGCTCGCGCCGGGACCGCTGTTCACGACGACGGGCCGCTTTCGCAACGCCATGCGCCTCAACTACGGAACCCTGTGGTCGCGTGCGACGGAGCAGGCCATCGCGCGCGTCGGCCGGATGGCCGCTGCGTTCTGA
- a CDS encoding tripartite tricarboxylate transporter substrate binding protein → MIEATVSRLRLLLWGCAVSAAAFAGFAHAQAWPAKPVKIVVPFAAGGPADIYARAVGEKLSTALGQPFVVENKPGGGAIVGTDFAAKSPGDGYTLLMMSNTHTVNESLVPDRPFQLMRDFVPVAPINYSDLVLVAHPSVPANTLRELIALAKAKPGALNYASSGNGTPYHMAGELFKAMAGVDILHVPYKGSSGARTDLLGGQVMMMFDAITTMAPQVSAGKLKAMGTTGKTRSSVLPGVPTVSEAGVPGYEAVIWLGIMAPAATPKAIVEKLNAEITKITAAPEMREAWARQGAIAMSMGTDEFAKYMRDDIEKWARIVKLSGAKPDQ, encoded by the coding sequence ATGATCGAGGCAACAGTCAGCCGCCTGCGGCTCCTCCTGTGGGGATGCGCCGTCAGTGCCGCCGCATTTGCAGGATTTGCCCACGCCCAGGCGTGGCCGGCCAAGCCGGTGAAGATCGTCGTGCCGTTCGCGGCCGGCGGCCCGGCGGACATCTACGCCCGCGCCGTCGGTGAAAAACTTTCCACCGCCCTGGGCCAGCCCTTCGTCGTGGAGAACAAGCCCGGCGGCGGCGCCATCGTCGGCACGGACTTCGCCGCCAAGAGCCCGGGCGACGGCTACACGCTGCTGATGATGTCGAACACGCACACCGTGAACGAGTCGCTCGTCCCCGACAGGCCGTTCCAGCTCATGCGCGATTTTGTCCCGGTCGCGCCGATCAACTATTCGGATCTCGTGCTGGTGGCGCACCCCTCGGTGCCCGCGAATACGCTGCGCGAGCTGATCGCGCTCGCGAAGGCGAAGCCCGGGGCGTTGAACTACGCGTCCTCCGGAAACGGCACGCCGTACCACATGGCCGGAGAGCTCTTCAAGGCGATGGCCGGCGTGGACATCCTCCACGTCCCCTACAAGGGCAGCTCCGGAGCGCGCACCGACCTGCTGGGCGGCCAGGTGATGATGATGTTTGATGCGATCACCACGATGGCGCCGCAGGTCAGCGCGGGCAAGCTGAAGGCGATGGGCACCACGGGCAAGACGCGATCGTCGGTGCTGCCCGGCGTGCCGACGGTGAGCGAAGCCGGCGTCCCGGGCTACGAAGCGGTGATCTGGCTCGGCATCATGGCGCCGGCCGCGACGCCGAAGGCCATCGTGGAGAAGCTCAACGCCGAGATCACGAAGATCACCGCCGCGCCCGAGATGCGCGAAGCGTGGGCCAGGCAGGGTGCGATTGCCATGTCGATGGGCACCGACGAGTTCGCGAAGTACATGCGCGACGACATCGAGAAGTGGGCGCGCATCGTGAAGCTCTCGGGCGCGAAGCCCGACCAATGA
- a CDS encoding ferritin-like domain-containing protein → MSSFFLGRRAFIHKSGLLLSGTAVALLAGRDALAKPANKNAESDVAILNAALGAELEAVAAYQVGAESGLLQKPVLDLAVKFQGHHKAHAEVLAGTIRKLGGDTVAAKAKYDFPVQTLKTQADVLRFAAGLEKGAVSAYLGAVGKFNDRELARAAASILGDEAMHWAILRNAVGEDPVPAAFVG, encoded by the coding sequence ATGAGCAGCTTCTTCCTTGGACGCCGTGCGTTCATCCACAAGTCCGGCCTCCTGCTTTCGGGCACCGCCGTGGCCCTCCTCGCGGGACGCGATGCGTTGGCCAAGCCCGCGAACAAGAACGCCGAATCCGACGTCGCGATCCTCAACGCCGCGCTGGGCGCGGAGCTGGAAGCCGTCGCCGCCTACCAGGTCGGTGCCGAGAGCGGGTTGCTGCAGAAGCCCGTGCTCGATCTCGCCGTGAAGTTCCAGGGCCACCACAAGGCGCACGCCGAAGTGCTCGCGGGCACGATCCGCAAGCTGGGCGGCGATACCGTCGCGGCGAAGGCGAAGTACGACTTCCCCGTGCAGACGTTGAAGACGCAGGCGGACGTGCTGCGTTTCGCCGCCGGCCTCGAGAAGGGCGCGGTGAGCGCGTACCTGGGCGCGGTCGGGAAATTCAACGACCGCGAGCTGGCGCGCGCGGCGGCGAGCATCCTCGGCGACGAGGCGATGCACTGGGCGATCCTTCGCAATGCGGTCGGCGAGGATCCGGTTCCCGCGGCTTTCGTCGGTTAG
- a CDS encoding glycine zipper 2TM domain-containing protein: MKTQSKLMLGAVIAAATMAGCSSMSSEEKGAAVGAVAGGVVGSAVTGGSTVGTVGGAVVGGAAGYEYKRRNP, translated from the coding sequence ATGAAGACGCAATCGAAATTGATGCTGGGCGCGGTCATTGCGGCCGCCACGATGGCGGGCTGTTCGAGCATGTCGTCGGAAGAGAAGGGTGCGGCGGTCGGCGCGGTGGCCGGCGGCGTAGTCGGCTCGGCCGTGACGGGCGGCAGCACCGTCGGAACGGTCGGCGGCGCGGTAGTCGGTGGCGCGGCGGGCTACGAGTACAAGCGCCGCAACCCGTAA
- the queE gene encoding 7-carboxy-7-deazaguanine synthase, with translation MYSVKEIFYTLQGEGANTGTPAVFCRFAGCNLWSGREADRATAACDFCDTDFVGTDGPGGGKFASPDALADAVKDAWQSTGSDSFIARAIKESDPRFVVCTGGEPLLQLDAPLIAAFHARGFKIAVETNGTQPVPPGIDWVCVSPKATAPVVVERGDELKLVFPQREAMPERFESLDFEHFFLQPMDGPTREANTRAAVEYCLHHPRWRLSLQTHKIIGIA, from the coding sequence TTGTACTCCGTCAAAGAAATCTTCTACACGCTGCAGGGCGAAGGCGCGAACACCGGCACGCCGGCGGTGTTCTGCCGCTTTGCCGGCTGCAACCTCTGGAGCGGCCGCGAGGCCGACCGCGCCACGGCGGCGTGCGACTTCTGCGACACCGACTTCGTCGGCACCGACGGACCCGGCGGCGGCAAGTTCGCTTCACCCGATGCACTCGCCGACGCTGTGAAGGATGCTTGGCAAAGCACGGGGTCAGACTCCTTCATTGCTCGAGCAATAAAGGAGTCTGACCCCAGATTTGTTGTTTGCACGGGTGGAGAACCTCTTCTGCAACTCGATGCCCCGCTGATCGCGGCTTTCCATGCTCGAGGATTCAAGATCGCGGTCGAGACGAACGGGACACAACCGGTTCCGCCAGGTATCGACTGGGTGTGCGTGAGTCCGAAAGCGACGGCGCCCGTCGTCGTCGAGCGCGGTGACGAGCTGAAGCTGGTGTTCCCGCAACGGGAGGCGATGCCGGAGCGCTTCGAGTCGCTCGACTTCGAGCATTTCTTCCTGCAGCCGATGGATGGGCCCACGCGCGAAGCCAACACGCGCGCCGCCGTCGAGTACTGCCTCCATCATCCGCGCTGGCGCCTGTCGCTCCAGACGCACAAGATCATCGGAATCGCATGA
- a CDS encoding GNAT family N-acetyltransferase — protein MASIHRTDVHRMPFVIRRAVPRDVPALRSMQTRSIRELSLGFYDLHQVEAFLFYVGTVEESVVEERNYFVAEVGGWLAGSGGWSTTGGNHLESTRGIPAVVREPYIPRVRSLFVHPDWARRGVGRRIMEVTENAIRTSGQYEVALDATLPGVPLYEALGYRSVMPVDLRLPDGTELRFHHMRKVLPKYATVAANDSGTWRIA, from the coding sequence ATGGCTTCGATTCACCGTACCGACGTCCATCGCATGCCCTTTGTCATCCGCCGCGCCGTGCCGCGCGACGTGCCGGCCCTGCGCAGCATGCAGACGCGCTCGATCCGCGAGCTCAGCCTCGGCTTCTACGACCTGCACCAGGTCGAGGCCTTCCTGTTCTACGTCGGCACCGTCGAGGAGTCCGTCGTCGAGGAGCGCAACTACTTCGTCGCCGAAGTGGGCGGCTGGCTCGCCGGCTCCGGCGGCTGGAGCACGACGGGCGGCAACCACCTCGAATCGACGCGCGGCATTCCCGCCGTCGTGCGCGAGCCGTACATCCCGCGCGTGCGCAGCCTCTTCGTGCACCCGGACTGGGCGCGCCGCGGCGTCGGCCGGCGCATCATGGAGGTCACGGAGAACGCGATCCGCACCTCCGGCCAGTACGAAGTTGCGCTCGACGCAACGCTGCCCGGCGTGCCGCTCTACGAGGCGCTCGGCTACCGGTCGGTCATGCCGGTGGATCTTCGCCTTCCGGACGGTACGGAGCTTCGCTTCCACCACATGCGCAAGGTTCTGCCGAAGTACGCCACCGTGGCAGCCAACGATTCAGGAACCTGGCGCATCGCCTAG